A single region of the Triticum dicoccoides isolate Atlit2015 ecotype Zavitan chromosome 2B, WEW_v2.0, whole genome shotgun sequence genome encodes:
- the LOC119361827 gene encoding uncharacterized protein LOC119361827 isoform X2 — translation MADYAPPPEDQALELGPREPFYAALYLALALPVGLVAWVPAKARAVARWLSGGRLPAPVADGADPIRGDPPRRNPSLLELDLAQVAAAAAALCVAIVAGIHLIPSLVQRRADSSDSDSSGGDEEESGHHSDRHVWYPPIQSLETGDRRLFFPGLTASARQLPDARQGDDQLHRLSDVENPLILTPSTERFSGPCELSNETTRTWVMRLKITTKLVCLCKRQLHQQNQELAEECFAVVAKQSVEQILEVACSFSDASWSDAHISQQLTVFDALVDVLFNIQGLHFSGSGEVADIINKMVNAFKGVIQRTTNSIRSNKESIIHPATFILIQVLEFFKRNRDMIQPILETGGYNTGPCSDMLDCLVSKLKCAEKSFQKKGQSTS, via the exons ATGGCGGATTACGCCCCTCCCCCggaggaccaggcgttggagctggGCCCGAGGGAGCCCTTCTACGCCGCGCTCTACCTCGCGCTCGCTCTGCCCGTAGGCCTCGTCGCCTGGGTTCCCGCCAAGGCCCGCGCCGTCGCCAGGTGGCTATCCGGGGGCCGGCTCCCTGCTCCGGTGGCGGACGGAGCCGATCCGATCCGGGGGGATCCTCCCCGCCGCAATCCGAGCCTCCTCGAGCTCGACCTCGCCCAAGTGGCCGCGGCGGCCGCCGCCCTCTGCGTCGCCATCGTCGCCGGGATCCACCTGATCCCCTCTCTCGTGCAGCGCCGAGCGGACTCGTCGGACTCCGactcgagcggcggcgacgaggaggagagcgGACACCACAGCGACCGGCACGTCTGGTACCCACCCATACAGTCGTTGGAAACAGGGGATCGCCGTCTCTTCTTCCCCGGCTTGACTGCCTCGGCCCGACAGCTTCCCGACGCTCGGCAAGGCGACGACCAGCTGCACAG ACTGTCAGATGTAGAGAACCCGTTGATCCTCACGCCAAGCACAGAACGGTTTTCAGGTCCATGTGAGTTGTCCAATGAAACAACAAGGACTTGGGTCATGAGGCTCAAAATTACTACCAAACTTGTTTGTTTATGTAAGCGGCAATTACATCAGCAGAATCAGGAATTGGCTGAAGAATGCTTTGCAGTGGTAGCCAAGCAATCTGTAGAGCAGATCCTAGAGGTTGCATGTTCATTCAGTGATGCAAGTTGGTCTGATGCCCACATTTCGCAACAACTGACTGTTTTTGACGCACTTGTTGATGTCCTATTCAATATACAAGGCCTGCATTTCAGCGGATCTGGTGAGGTTGCTGATATTATTAATAAGATGGTGAATGCTTTCAAAGGAGTAATTCAGAGGACTACAAACAGCATCCGTAGCAACAAAGAATCTATTATTCATCCAGCAACTTTTATTCTCATACAAGTCCTGGAATTTTTCAAACGTAACAGAGATATGATCCAGCCAATACTTGAAACCGGAGGTTACAACACTGGCCCATGCTCTGACATGTTAGATTGTTTGGTATCTAAGCTCAAGTGCGCAGAAAAAAGTTTCCAAAAAAAGGGGCAAAG TACATCATGA
- the LOC119361827 gene encoding uncharacterized protein LOC119361827 isoform X1 produces the protein MADYAPPPEDQALELGPREPFYAALYLALALPVGLVAWVPAKARAVARWLSGGRLPAPVADGADPIRGDPPRRNPSLLELDLAQVAAAAAALCVAIVAGIHLIPSLVQRRADSSDSDSSGGDEEESGHHSDRHVWYPPIQSLETGDRRLFFPGLTASARQLPDARQGDDQLHRLSDVENPLILTPSTERFSGPCELSNETTRTWVMRLKITTKLVCLCKRQLHQQNQELAEECFAVVAKQSVEQILEVACSFSDASWSDAHISQQLTVFDALVDVLFNIQGLHFSGSGEVADIINKMVNAFKGVIQRTTNSIRSNKESIIHPATFILIQVLEFFKRNRDMIQPILETGGYNTGPCSDMLDCLVSKLKCAEKSFQKKGQRCIFFLNNINYVLQKNCHSGLLPPDVESNLVSLIDQYIMSYLEEYWVPLLRYLDGDSLRKPRRLSLDKFTGEFLIICDSQMTRKVQTVLKGRLRQEIVDLIVPKYVNFLRALEENPRSWFDRISREKPMYTVAELEQVIRGLFER, from the exons ATGGCGGATTACGCCCCTCCCCCggaggaccaggcgttggagctggGCCCGAGGGAGCCCTTCTACGCCGCGCTCTACCTCGCGCTCGCTCTGCCCGTAGGCCTCGTCGCCTGGGTTCCCGCCAAGGCCCGCGCCGTCGCCAGGTGGCTATCCGGGGGCCGGCTCCCTGCTCCGGTGGCGGACGGAGCCGATCCGATCCGGGGGGATCCTCCCCGCCGCAATCCGAGCCTCCTCGAGCTCGACCTCGCCCAAGTGGCCGCGGCGGCCGCCGCCCTCTGCGTCGCCATCGTCGCCGGGATCCACCTGATCCCCTCTCTCGTGCAGCGCCGAGCGGACTCGTCGGACTCCGactcgagcggcggcgacgaggaggagagcgGACACCACAGCGACCGGCACGTCTGGTACCCACCCATACAGTCGTTGGAAACAGGGGATCGCCGTCTCTTCTTCCCCGGCTTGACTGCCTCGGCCCGACAGCTTCCCGACGCTCGGCAAGGCGACGACCAGCTGCACAG ACTGTCAGATGTAGAGAACCCGTTGATCCTCACGCCAAGCACAGAACGGTTTTCAGGTCCATGTGAGTTGTCCAATGAAACAACAAGGACTTGGGTCATGAGGCTCAAAATTACTACCAAACTTGTTTGTTTATGTAAGCGGCAATTACATCAGCAGAATCAGGAATTGGCTGAAGAATGCTTTGCAGTGGTAGCCAAGCAATCTGTAGAGCAGATCCTAGAGGTTGCATGTTCATTCAGTGATGCAAGTTGGTCTGATGCCCACATTTCGCAACAACTGACTGTTTTTGACGCACTTGTTGATGTCCTATTCAATATACAAGGCCTGCATTTCAGCGGATCTGGTGAGGTTGCTGATATTATTAATAAGATGGTGAATGCTTTCAAAGGAGTAATTCAGAGGACTACAAACAGCATCCGTAGCAACAAAGAATCTATTATTCATCCAGCAACTTTTATTCTCATACAAGTCCTGGAATTTTTCAAACGTAACAGAGATATGATCCAGCCAATACTTGAAACCGGAGGTTACAACACTGGCCCATGCTCTGACATGTTAGATTGTTTGGTATCTAAGCTCAAGTGCGCAGAAAAAAGTTTCCAAAAAAAGGGGCAAAGGTGCATATTCTTCTTGAATAACATAAATTATGTTTTGCAAAAGAATTGCCATTCAGGATTACTCCCTCCCGATGTAGAGAGTAATTTAGTTTCACTGATTGACCAGTACATCATGAGCTACCTTGAGGAATATTGGGTTCCACTCCTGAGATATTTGGATGGGGATTCTCTGAGGAAGCCACGGCGTTTGTCCTTGGATAAATTTACCGGAGAGTTCCTTATTATCTGTGATAGCCAGATGACTCGGAAGGTTCAGACTGTGCTCAAGGGGAGACTGCGTCAAGAGATAGTGGATTTGATTGTTCCAAAATATGTGAACTTCTTGAGAGCACTAGAGGAAAATCCAAGATCTTGGTTCGACAGGATCAGCCGAGAGAAACCGATGTATACTGTGGCGGAACTGGAGCAGGTGATCAGAGGATTATTTGAAAGATAG